In the genome of Nitrospirota bacterium, one region contains:
- the rpsD gene encoding 30S ribosomal protein S4, whose protein sequence is MARYTDSVCRLCRREGTKLFLKGSRCLTEKCAIDRRAYAPGQHGQARPRISEYRMQLREKQKLKRIYGLMEKQFRTYFQKAERKTGITGETLLQFLERRLDNVVYRMGFASSRSQARQLVGHKHILVNGKNVDIPSFLIKQGDVVEVKEKSRTLPAIVSAIEVIEAVGMSSWIELDKANFKGTVKNLPLKEDISLPVNEQLVVELYSR, encoded by the coding sequence CGATTCCGTCTGCCGGCTATGTCGGCGGGAGGGAACAAAGCTTTTTTTGAAAGGTTCGCGATGTCTCACTGAAAAATGTGCTATTGATCGAAGGGCTTATGCGCCGGGCCAGCATGGACAGGCCAGACCCAGGATTTCAGAATATCGCATGCAGCTTCGTGAAAAACAAAAATTAAAACGGATTTATGGGTTAATGGAAAAACAGTTTCGAACTTATTTTCAGAAAGCCGAACGTAAAACAGGAATTACGGGAGAAACTTTACTCCAATTCCTGGAAAGAAGGCTCGATAACGTTGTTTATCGGATGGGTTTTGCATCTTCACGAAGCCAGGCCAGACAGCTTGTGGGGCATAAACATATTCTGGTCAATGGGAAAAACGTGGACATCCCTTCTTTTTTAATTAAGCAAGGGGATGTGGTCGAGGTTAAAGAAAAAAGCCGCACCCTTCCGGCCATTGTTAGTGCGATTGAGGTTATCGAAGCAGTTGGGATGTCCTCATGGATCGAATTGGACAAAGCTAACTTTAAAGGAACGGTTAAAAACCTTCCTTTAAAGGAAGACATCTCCCTGCCAGTCAACGAACAACTGGTTGTAGAGCTTTATTCAAGATAA